One genomic region from Candidatus Yanofskybacteria bacterium encodes:
- a CDS encoding glycine--tRNA ligase gives MEKIVSLAKRRGFVFPGSDIYGGLQGFYDYGPLGVELKNNLKALWWKWMTKDHENIVGIDGAIITNPKVWEASGHLKSFVDPLVECKKCHHRFKADDIEGAKCPDCDGELTEPKIFNILVPTKLGIIEGEKIEAYLRGEACQTIYLDYKNVLSSTRLKVPFGICQIGKAFRNEVTPGNFLFRQREFEQWDLQWFCHPSEMEKWFEFWKQERMNWYKSIFTHPENLGFYQHEKLAHYARKAFDINYEASPIGKEMEGIHWRGDWDLSRHSEYSGEDLGYTDQETKEKFTPNIVETSGGVDRTFLFLLLDAYAEEGDRVILKLNPKLSPYKAAIFPLLANKPQLVEKARRVYDDLKQEFSIAWDDRGNIGKRYYSQDEIGTPFCVTIDFDTLENNTVTVRDRDTATQQRIAISELRDFIYQKIK, from the coding sequence ATGGAGAAGATTGTATCGTTAGCTAAGCGTCGAGGTTTTGTTTTCCCCGGATCCGATATATACGGCGGCCTGCAGGGTTTTTATGATTATGGTCCGTTGGGCGTGGAATTAAAAAACAACCTAAAGGCTTTGTGGTGGAAATGGATGACCAAGGATCACGAGAATATCGTCGGTATCGACGGCGCGATAATAACTAATCCCAAAGTCTGGGAGGCTAGCGGTCACCTGAAGAGCTTCGTTGATCCACTAGTTGAATGTAAGAAGTGTCACCATCGTTTCAAGGCTGATGATATAGAGGGCGCCAAGTGTCCCGATTGCGACGGAGAGCTGACCGAGCCAAAGATATTTAATATTTTGGTGCCAACTAAACTTGGCATCATTGAAGGTGAGAAAATCGAAGCCTATCTTCGAGGCGAAGCTTGTCAGACTATCTATCTAGATTATAAAAACGTTTTGAGCTCGACACGACTCAAGGTGCCATTTGGTATCTGCCAAATTGGTAAAGCTTTCAGGAACGAAGTTACGCCTGGCAATTTTTTGTTCAGGCAGAGAGAATTCGAGCAATGGGATCTGCAGTGGTTCTGTCATCCTTCAGAAATGGAGAAGTGGTTTGAATTTTGGAAGCAGGAGAGAATGAATTGGTACAAGAGCATATTCACTCATCCTGAGAATTTAGGATTCTATCAGCATGAAAAGCTGGCTCACTATGCCAGAAAAGCTTTTGATATAAATTATGAAGCGTCGCCGATAGGCAAGGAGATGGAGGGGATCCACTGGCGTGGCGATTGGGACCTATCTCGACATTCTGAATACTCCGGCGAAGATCTAGGCTACACTGATCAAGAGACAAAAGAAAAGTTTACGCCTAATATCGTGGAGACGTCTGGTGGCGTCGATCGTACATTTTTATTCTTATTGTTGGATGCTTATGCGGAAGAGGGCGACAGGGTGATCTTAAAGCTAAATCCAAAATTGTCGCCATACAAGGCTGCCATATTCCCATTGCTAGCCAATAAGCCGCAGTTGGTCGAGAAGGCTAGGAGGGTCTACGACGATTTAAAACAAGAATTTTCTATTGCTTGGGATGATCGTGGCAATATCGGTAAACGCTATTATTCTCAGGACGAGATAGGCACGCCATTTTGCGTGACCATAGACTTCGACACGCTTGAAAATAATACCGTGACTGTCCGCGATCGAGATACGGCCACTCAACAGCGCATAGCCATATCTGAACTTCGCGACTTTATTTACCAAAAGATAAAATAA